A genomic segment from Variovorax paradoxus B4 encodes:
- the dnaA gene encoding chromosomal replication initiator protein DnaA, whose product MSTDGIGESLWQACVDQLAQELSEQQFNTWIKPLTAQVADDLSRMTVFVANRFKLDWIRAQYAGKIAAMAEKMYGQPVAVELALAPREAPVRSTPVAVLAETDVPRDVAGPGEESANAGFKNRLNSGLTFDTLVEGTANRMARAAAMHVAGMPGHLYNPLFIYGGVGLGKTHLMHAVGNRLLADRPDSKVLYIHAEQFVSDVVKAYQRKTFDEFKERYHSLDLLLIDDVQFFANKDRTQEEFFNAFEALLAKKSHIVMTSDTYPKGLADIHERLVSRFDSGLTVAIEPPELEMRVAILINKARAESAEMPEEVAFFVAKNVRSNVRELEGALRKILAYSRFNQKEISIALAREALRDLLSIQNRQISVENIQKTVADYYKIKVADMYSKKRPASIARPRQIAMYLAKELTQKSLPEIGELFGGRDHTTVLHAVRKISGERQQLTELNQQLHVLEQTLKG is encoded by the coding sequence ATGTCCACTGACGGCATCGGCGAAAGCCTCTGGCAAGCCTGCGTCGACCAACTCGCGCAGGAGCTGTCGGAGCAGCAGTTCAACACCTGGATCAAGCCCCTGACAGCGCAGGTCGCGGACGACCTTTCGCGCATGACGGTGTTCGTTGCCAACCGCTTCAAGCTCGACTGGATCCGGGCCCAGTACGCCGGCAAGATTGCCGCCATGGCCGAGAAGATGTACGGCCAGCCGGTTGCTGTTGAGTTAGCACTTGCTCCGCGAGAAGCACCCGTGCGCTCTACCCCTGTTGCCGTGCTGGCCGAAACCGACGTGCCGCGGGACGTGGCCGGTCCGGGCGAGGAGTCCGCCAACGCCGGCTTCAAGAACCGGCTGAATTCTGGCCTCACTTTCGACACCCTGGTGGAGGGCACGGCCAACCGCATGGCGCGCGCCGCCGCCATGCACGTGGCCGGCATGCCGGGCCACCTGTACAACCCGCTGTTCATCTACGGCGGCGTCGGCCTGGGCAAGACCCACCTGATGCACGCGGTGGGCAACCGGCTCTTGGCCGACCGTCCGGATTCCAAAGTTCTCTACATCCACGCCGAGCAGTTCGTCTCGGATGTGGTCAAGGCCTATCAGCGCAAGACTTTCGATGAGTTCAAGGAGCGCTACCACTCGCTCGATCTGCTCTTGATCGACGATGTGCAGTTCTTCGCCAACAAGGACCGCACGCAGGAAGAATTCTTCAATGCGTTCGAGGCCCTGCTGGCCAAGAAGTCGCACATCGTGATGACCAGCGACACTTATCCGAAGGGCCTGGCGGACATCCACGAGCGCCTGGTGTCGCGCTTCGATTCGGGCCTGACGGTGGCCATCGAGCCGCCCGAGCTCGAGATGCGCGTGGCCATCCTGATCAACAAGGCGCGCGCCGAATCGGCCGAGATGCCCGAGGAAGTGGCCTTCTTCGTCGCCAAGAACGTGCGCTCCAACGTGCGCGAGCTCGAAGGGGCGCTGCGCAAGATCCTGGCCTACTCGCGCTTCAACCAGAAGGAAATCTCCATCGCCCTGGCGCGCGAGGCGCTGCGCGACCTGCTGTCGATCCAGAATCGGCAGATCTCGGTCGAAAATATCCAGAAGACGGTGGCCGACTACTACAAGATCAAGGTCGCCGACATGTACAGCAAGAAACGCCCGGCCAGCATTGCGCGGCCGCGGCAGATCGCGATGTACCTGGCCAAGGAGCTCACGCAGAAAAGCCTGCCGGAAATCGGCGAGCTGTTCGGCGGGCGCGACCACACCACCGTGCTCCACGCGGTGCGCAAGATCTCGGGCGAGCGCCAGCAGCTCACCGAACTCAACCAGCAGCTGCACGTCCTCGAGCAGACGCTCAAGGGCTGA